A window from Primulina huaijiensis isolate GDHJ02 chromosome 11, ASM1229523v2, whole genome shotgun sequence encodes these proteins:
- the LOC140988408 gene encoding uncharacterized protein, with translation MELQLKQFQSVQPPILKGTETYEDCENGLDDIEILFDSFDYPDERRIKLVPNQLQEIARSWWIATKRYQEDKRAEFEHLKQGQLNIEEYVAQFSTLLRFAPLIAVNEETVADQFVHGLNTEIVALMKVELPHHFADVLHKAKRAEASLI, from the exons ATGGAACTACAGTTGAAACAGTTTCAGTCAGTTCAACCGCCgattctgaagggtactgagacataTGAGGATTGTGAAAACGGGCTAGATGATATAGAGATACTGTTTGATTCATTTGACTACCCAGATGAACGGAGAATTAAACTAGTGCCCAATCAATTACAAGAAATTGCAAGAAGTTGGTGGATCGCAACCAAAAGA TACCAAGAGGATAAGAGAGCAGAGTTTGAGCATTTGAAGCAGGGCCaactgaatattgaagaatatgttgctcaATTCTCTACCTTATTGCGGTTTGCTCCTCTTATAGCTGTGAATGAGGAAACTGTTGCGGATCAGTTCGTCCATGGATTGAATACTGAGATAGTTGCCTTGATGAAGGTAGAACTACCCCATCATTTCGCTGATGTTTTGCATAAAGCAAAAAGAGCCGAGGCAAGTTTGATTTGA
- the LOC140988648 gene encoding uncharacterized protein has product MLKETEWTMSKIDRKFFQKRARDYNSDEDGEYDDLGVEEENEVSEDEEGGIQPGVTKFTEGIKAFNLAFKKILAKKSGEDSNVLGPVLSAHKNLLGEKLAEEAERKVKGEARKEKRLQGEKGHAKPTNYLDAHEKFLLGVATKGVVKLFNAVNKAQNAQKGLNPSRTKDEKIMTKRRKEAFFSELGKTSSRSAQAAAKVGTPSGSMDEEAPSWAPLRDDYMLTHPRLKDWDKMQDTNVAGDFGRQSATDSSDDD; this is encoded by the exons ATGTTGAAAGAAACTGAATGGACTATGAGCAAAATAGACAGAAAGTTCTTTCAGAAAAGGGCTAGAGATTATAATTCGGACGAAGATGGTGAATACGATGACTTAGGGGTCGAGGAGGAGAATGAAGTTTCAGAAGACGAAGAGGGCGGAATCCAGCCTGGTGTAACAAAATTTACAGAGGGAATTAAAGCTTTTAATCTGGCATTTAAGAAAATTCTCGCTAAGAAGAGCGGTGAGGATTCGAATGTGTTG GGTCCTGTATTATCTGCTCATAAGAATCTTTTGGGTGAAAAACTTGCTGAAGAAGCGGAAAGGAAAGTAAAGGGGGAGGCAAGGAAAGAGAAGCGTTTG CAAGGTGAGAAGGGGCATGCGAAGCCTACTAATTATTTGGATGCCCATGAAAAGTTTCTATTGGGAGTGGCTACTAAAGGAG TGGTCAAGTTGTTCAATGCT GTAAACAAGGCACAAAATGCTCAGAAAGGCTTAAATCCCTCGAGAACAAAAGATGAGAAAA TAATGACGAAGCGGAGGAAAGAAGCCTTCTTTTCGGAGTTGGGCAAGACATCGTCACGATCTGCCCAGGCTGCTGCTAAG GTTGGTACACCCAGTGGTTCTATGGATGAAGAAGCTCCATCTTGGGCCCCTCTGCGTGATGATTACATGCTAACACACCCCAGGTTGAAAGATTGGGATAAGATGCAG GATACAAATGTTGCTGGTGACTTTGGGAGACAATCAGCCACAGATTCATCAGATGATGATTAA